A single window of Puniceicoccus vermicola DNA harbors:
- a CDS encoding FAD-dependent monooxygenase, giving the protein MNTPVAIIGGGPCGLLSSLYLSRLGVKNVVLEKHPGISFHPKAMGTSRKTAEIFRQLGLLDAMLEKDIVDGVENVQVWLRSLAGEEFGRSPRVKEEDGSTPCKRYHCPQPHTESVLRKAVEREEHSELRFHSHVTAFVDSGEDVSLTVENRETGEVETLRARWVIAADGAASAVREKLGIETYGPGDRGHFLNVYFRADYSELIKGRESQLYSLLDDEYYELMVAVNGKDEWLMHHFLQPGESPEDYSAEAFQEIIQGVSGAPEIPVEVISISPWVMSPKVAAQWRSGRIFLTGDAAARLSPAGGLGMNNGLQSAANLAWKLAAVVHGQAAEGLLDTYGRERSDVVKYIFENAEGNADEVFEIVGMAMCGNWDGAKEKIRHSRRSGSGAGVDLGLAYGQGALVPDGTGAPQLEDPANEYIPTGRPGHRAPHIPLEGPNGETSSIDLFGLSFVLLVGPDGGPWQAAAEDLQSKYFQGVSLRVEVIGESLDVDVKAMLDLYGISSKGAILVRPDGYVAARWAKGEGDEFESLEAAVATIFGR; this is encoded by the coding sequence ATGAATACCCCAGTTGCGATTATCGGTGGTGGCCCTTGCGGTCTTCTCTCTTCCCTCTACCTTTCCCGTCTCGGGGTTAAGAACGTCGTTCTGGAAAAGCACCCGGGCATCTCCTTTCATCCCAAGGCGATGGGAACCAGTCGAAAAACGGCGGAAATCTTTCGTCAGCTCGGACTGCTCGATGCGATGCTGGAGAAAGACATCGTCGATGGGGTCGAGAATGTCCAGGTCTGGCTACGAAGCTTGGCCGGAGAAGAGTTTGGGAGGTCTCCTCGCGTCAAGGAGGAGGATGGGTCGACTCCTTGCAAGCGTTACCACTGTCCGCAGCCTCACACGGAATCCGTTTTGAGGAAGGCGGTTGAGCGGGAGGAGCATTCGGAGTTGCGCTTTCACTCTCATGTGACCGCGTTTGTTGATTCTGGAGAGGACGTTTCTTTGACGGTGGAGAACCGGGAAACCGGGGAGGTAGAAACCCTTCGAGCCCGCTGGGTGATTGCGGCTGACGGTGCAGCCAGCGCTGTGCGGGAGAAACTGGGCATCGAGACCTACGGACCGGGTGATCGCGGGCATTTTCTCAATGTTTATTTCCGAGCCGACTACTCCGAACTCATTAAAGGCCGGGAATCCCAGCTCTACAGCCTGTTGGATGACGAGTATTACGAACTGATGGTCGCCGTGAATGGGAAGGATGAATGGCTGATGCATCATTTTCTCCAGCCCGGTGAGTCGCCGGAGGACTACTCGGCCGAAGCTTTTCAGGAGATTATTCAAGGGGTCTCGGGCGCTCCGGAGATTCCCGTCGAGGTCATCAGCATCAGCCCTTGGGTGATGAGCCCCAAAGTTGCGGCCCAATGGCGTTCAGGACGGATTTTCCTGACCGGGGATGCCGCAGCGCGACTCTCGCCTGCAGGAGGCCTGGGGATGAACAACGGTTTGCAGAGTGCGGCCAATCTCGCCTGGAAACTGGCCGCAGTGGTGCATGGTCAGGCGGCGGAAGGCCTTCTCGACACGTATGGGAGGGAACGCTCAGACGTGGTGAAGTACATCTTCGAGAATGCCGAAGGCAATGCGGATGAGGTTTTTGAAATCGTCGGCATGGCTATGTGTGGAAACTGGGACGGGGCGAAGGAGAAGATTCGACATTCACGCCGCAGTGGTAGTGGTGCCGGAGTCGACCTCGGTCTCGCCTACGGCCAAGGAGCGCTGGTTCCCGACGGGACGGGTGCCCCACAGCTAGAGGATCCGGCCAACGAGTATATTCCCACAGGTCGTCCGGGGCATCGGGCTCCGCACATCCCTCTCGAGGGACCGAACGGAGAAACGTCATCCATCGATCTGTTTGGCTTGAGCTTTGTGCTTCTCGTCGGTCCGGATGGAGGGCCTTGGCAGGCGGCTGCGGAAGATTTGCAATCCAAGTATTTTCAGGGAGTGTCCCTGAGGGTCGAAGTCATCGGGGAAAGCCTCGATGTCGATGTGAAAGCAATGCTCGACCTGTACGGCATATCCTCGAAAGGCGCTATCCTCGTCCGTCCGGATGGCTACGTAGCCGCCCGCTGGGCGAAGGGAGAGGGCGACGAATTCGAGTCGCTCGAGGCGGCGGTTGCGACGATATTTGGTAGGTAA
- a CDS encoding SDR family oxidoreductase, with translation MKTPERFNLSGKTALVTGCKRGIGFAMAEGLAEAGANIIGVSASLESSGSAIEKSVMTLGRKFSAYQADFSDRDSLYRFIESVKADHPQIDILINNAGNILRKPAAEHPDEYWDTIIETNLNAQFVLSREIGKEMVERGSGKIVFTASLLTFQGGITVPGYAASKGGIGQLTKALANEWAGRGVNVNAIAPGYIATDNTEALRNDPVRSQQILDRIPAGRWGNPEDFKGPALFLCSDASKYVHGSILTVDGGWMGR, from the coding sequence CATGGCCGAGGGCCTCGCCGAGGCCGGTGCCAACATCATCGGCGTCAGCGCCTCGCTCGAATCATCCGGCAGCGCCATCGAGAAATCCGTAATGACTCTCGGTCGAAAGTTCTCGGCCTACCAGGCAGATTTCTCCGATCGCGATTCCCTCTATCGTTTTATCGAATCGGTAAAAGCGGACCACCCGCAGATTGACATCCTGATCAACAACGCGGGCAATATCCTCCGTAAACCTGCAGCCGAGCATCCTGATGAATATTGGGACACCATCATCGAAACCAACCTCAACGCTCAGTTCGTTCTCAGCCGCGAGATCGGCAAAGAAATGGTCGAACGGGGTTCAGGGAAGATCGTTTTCACCGCTTCTCTCCTCACTTTCCAAGGAGGCATAACCGTCCCGGGCTACGCCGCCAGTAAAGGAGGAATCGGCCAACTCACCAAAGCCCTCGCCAACGAATGGGCCGGCCGAGGAGTCAACGTCAACGCCATCGCTCCCGGCTATATTGCCACCGACAACACCGAAGCGCTGCGCAATGACCCCGTCCGCAGCCAACAGATCCTCGACCGTATTCCTGCCGGACGCTGGGGTAATCCCGAAGATTTCAAAGGCCCGGCTCTCTTCCTTTGCTCAGACGCATCCAAATACGTCCACGGCTCCATCTTGACCGTCGACGGAGGCTGGATGGGACGATAG
- a CDS encoding B12-binding domain-containing radical SAM protein yields MKRKENSREIIPVCPISQPVILFSSVFGPFARDDEYGSRAINPMELYQNQVTRAQGPFSLRMFHRSWGLMLIRENIESPSTLLDFPSRDRFIEELQKHPYDIVAISAIPPNFLKVKEMCRLVRLYLPEAKIIVGGHITGIADLKARTGVDYVSRGEGVRWMRSFLGEKVDRPIRHPRILSGIGTRTMGMRLSEKPGEVAATLIPSVGCPMGCNFCATSATFGGKGRFIDFYKDGDELFEVMVELERDLKVQSFFVMDENFLFHRRRALRLLERMKEGRKSWSLYVFSSANVLKSYKIEQLVGLGISWVWMGLEGKASQYAKLAGADTRALVRELQSHGISILGSTIIGLEEHTPENLPEAIEYAVSHDTEFHQFMLYTPVPGTPLFEEHREAGTLLDPEGEQLADAHGQLKFMHRHPNIPAGEESGFLLRAFQRDFEVNGPSVLRMARTLLQGWRMYGKSEDGRVRTRLRREARSLAFQYAAAVAGARRWFRKEPEIRAKLDTLLREIKKEFGLRARLAAAVGRVWVYRSLKAESRRLGSGFIMEPPTFRESSLSSAGA; encoded by the coding sequence CAAGGTCCGTTTTCTTTGCGGATGTTTCATCGTTCCTGGGGATTGATGTTGATCCGCGAGAACATTGAGAGTCCGAGCACTCTTTTGGATTTTCCGAGCCGGGACCGGTTTATCGAGGAATTGCAGAAACACCCTTATGATATCGTGGCGATCAGTGCGATTCCCCCGAACTTCTTGAAGGTGAAGGAAATGTGCCGACTCGTGCGGCTCTATCTGCCCGAGGCCAAAATTATTGTTGGCGGCCACATTACGGGCATTGCCGACCTGAAGGCGCGAACTGGAGTGGACTATGTGTCCCGTGGGGAGGGCGTTCGGTGGATGCGATCGTTCCTTGGGGAGAAGGTGGATCGGCCGATTCGGCATCCGCGAATCCTTTCGGGAATTGGCACGCGGACCATGGGAATGAGGTTGAGCGAAAAGCCTGGCGAGGTGGCCGCTACGCTCATCCCGTCGGTGGGTTGTCCGATGGGCTGCAATTTCTGCGCGACCTCGGCGACTTTTGGGGGCAAGGGACGCTTTATTGATTTCTATAAAGACGGTGACGAACTGTTTGAGGTGATGGTTGAGCTGGAGCGTGACCTGAAGGTGCAGTCGTTCTTTGTGATGGATGAAAATTTCCTCTTTCACCGTCGTCGGGCTCTCCGGCTTCTCGAGAGAATGAAGGAGGGGCGGAAAAGTTGGTCCCTCTATGTCTTCAGTTCGGCCAACGTTCTGAAGTCCTACAAGATCGAGCAGCTGGTTGGCCTGGGGATTTCCTGGGTCTGGATGGGCCTTGAGGGAAAAGCGAGCCAGTATGCCAAACTGGCGGGGGCAGACACCCGGGCGCTGGTTCGGGAACTCCAATCGCACGGGATCAGCATCCTGGGCTCGACGATCATTGGATTGGAGGAGCACACGCCGGAAAATCTTCCTGAGGCGATCGAGTATGCGGTCAGCCACGACACTGAATTTCATCAGTTTATGCTCTACACACCCGTTCCCGGGACTCCCTTGTTCGAGGAACATCGCGAGGCGGGAACTCTACTGGACCCGGAGGGAGAGCAGTTGGCCGATGCGCATGGGCAGCTCAAATTCATGCATCGGCATCCTAATATTCCCGCGGGAGAGGAGTCGGGGTTTTTGTTGAGAGCGTTTCAGCGCGATTTTGAAGTCAATGGCCCTAGTGTTCTCCGAATGGCCCGCACCCTGTTGCAGGGTTGGAGGATGTATGGAAAGAGTGAAGACGGGAGAGTCCGAACAAGGTTGCGTAGAGAGGCGCGCTCACTGGCTTTTCAGTATGCGGCTGCCGTGGCCGGCGCGCGCCGATGGTTTCGTAAGGAACCCGAGATCCGCGCTAAGCTGGACACTCTCCTACGGGAGATTAAAAAAGAGTTTGGGCTTCGGGCCAGGCTCGCCGCGGCAGTGGGGAGGGTCTGGGTATACCGTTCCTTGAAGGCCGAGTCCCGTCGACTCGGGTCGGGTTTCATTATGGAGCCGCCCACCTTCCGGGAGAGCAGTCTGAGCTCGGCCGGGGCTTGA
- a CDS encoding acyltransferase produces the protein MSLWNLLDRGYSMPKKPGNCKERLLYRIGRHFALRHKNVEAPKSCLFHPGAKIHPRNGKIVFGGNCIIAEGAIIQGNVSFGDNCSVQAYTILVGGGTREDPSGQISIGNGVRIASHGMMIAANHIFDDPDKPIHNQGLRPAPITIEDDCWIGGRVNLTAGVHVGKGSVVGAGSVVTKDVPSMSIAAGIPAKVIKGRLAS, from the coding sequence ATGAGCCTCTGGAATTTACTCGATCGCGGCTACAGCATGCCGAAGAAGCCCGGAAACTGTAAAGAACGGCTCCTCTACCGAATTGGCCGTCATTTCGCGCTGCGTCACAAGAACGTCGAAGCGCCGAAGAGTTGCCTTTTCCACCCCGGTGCCAAGATCCATCCACGCAACGGGAAGATCGTTTTCGGCGGAAACTGCATCATCGCCGAAGGAGCGATCATCCAGGGTAACGTGTCCTTCGGAGACAATTGCTCAGTCCAAGCCTATACGATTCTCGTCGGAGGAGGAACCCGGGAAGACCCATCCGGCCAGATCTCCATCGGCAACGGAGTCCGCATCGCCTCTCACGGCATGATGATCGCCGCCAATCACATATTCGACGATCCAGACAAACCGATCCACAACCAGGGCCTCCGCCCCGCCCCCATCACCATCGAAGACGACTGCTGGATCGGAGGTCGAGTCAACCTCACCGCTGGCGTGCACGTTGGAAAAGGTTCGGTCGTCGGTGCCGGATCGGTAGTGACAAAAGATGTTCCATCGATGTCCATCGCCGCGGGTATTCCGGCGAAAGTGATTAAGGGACGGTTAGCCTCTTGA